Proteins encoded by one window of Aphis gossypii isolate Hap1 chromosome X, ASM2018417v2, whole genome shotgun sequence:
- the LOC114131207 gene encoding uncharacterized protein LOC114131207 yields the protein MLIFPRVRSKPELIDGAPPGSWAEVHPSGWIQSDLFLKWFEKFIVFSRASYTNRVLLLLDGHATHTKNIELIDKAREAGVILLCFPPHCTHKLQPLDVAFMKPLRIYYCDEVKKWLREHTSEHRVVTHYQITSR from the coding sequence ATGTTAATATTTCCCCGTGTAAGATCAAAACCAGAATTAATTGATGGAGCTCCTCCTGGTTCATGGGCAGAAGTCCACCCTAGTGGATGGATTCagagtgatttatttttaaaatggtttgAAAAGTTTATTGTGTTTTCTAGAGCTTCTTATACCAATAGAGTATTACTTTTGCTTGATGGCCATGCTACCCACACAAAAAACATTGAACTTATTGATAAAGCACGTGAAGCTGGTGTTATTTTACTTTGCTTCCCTCCACACTGCACCCATAAGCTTCAACCCTTAGACGTTGCTTTTATGAAACCTCTTAGAATTTACTATTGTGATGAAGTGAAGAAATGGTTAAGAGAGCATACTAGTGAGCACAGAGTAGTAACGCATTATCAAATCACTTCTAGGTAA